Within the Chromobacterium paludis genome, the region TGACCTCCGCCAGAAATGCGGCACGCTGCGCGGCGTAGCCATCGGCCGCTGCGTGACCGAGGTGGCGGAAAAGTTCATGCTGCATCAGCCATCGCTGCTGCATGGCGAATTCCCGGCCAAGGACCTGATCAATCTGTGCGCCCCAGCCGTGCAAGACGCGCTGCTGCAAGCCAAGGACTTGGCCAGCAACAAGGTCTACCGCCACCGCACCAAGCTGGTGACGGAACTGGCCTCCTACCCCTGCATCGCCACCATATTGGACGCGCTGGTGCCGGCCGTGCACGCCTATATCCGCCAGGGCGGCAAGGAGCTGACCCCGCGCGAACACCTGGCCATGGGCCTCTTGGACAGCCATATTCAAACCGGCGACAGCCTGTACCAGGCTTATATGAAGGTGCTGGACTTCGTCGGCGCGATGACCGACAACTACGCCGCCAATATGGCGCGCGAGCTGTCCGGCGTCGGCATTCTGTAAACCCTAGCGAAAGGCGACCATGACCCAGCCCGTCACCCGCTTCTGCCTGGTGCGCCATGGCGAAACCGACTGGAACCGCGAATACCGGCTGCAAGGCCATACCGACATCCCGCTCAATGCCACCGGCCAGGAGCAAGCCGTCCAGCTCGCCCGGGCCTTCCCCCCCCACCATGCCTTCCACGCGCTCTACGTCAGCGACCTCACTCGCACCCGGCAAACCGCCGCCCCGTTGCAAGCCAGGCTGCAACTGCACGCGCACTATCTGCCGCAACTGCGAGAGCGCCACATGGGCGCGCTGCAAGGCCTGACCTACGCCGAAGCGGCGGAGCGGATTCCAGAGGTTTACCAGCGCCACCAGACGCGCGACCCTGACTTTGACCTAGACGGCGGAGAAAGCCTGCATCGCTTCCGTTCGCGCATATTGGACGGCCTGGCCGGCATCGCCTCCCGCCACCCGAACCAGGACGTGCTGATCGTCACCCACGGCGGCGTGCTGGACATCATGTACCGCGCCGCCACCGCCAAACCGCTGGCCGACAAGCGCGACTTCGCCATCCCCAACGCCGCGCTGAACTGGCTGGACTATCAGAATGGAAACTGGTCGCTCCGTCGCTGGGCGGACGAATCCCACCTTGCCGGCGCGCTGGACGAAATCCAGTAAGCAAACTCACCGTTGCGCGACCTATCCATAGCAGCGGCCCGCGCCAGGCAAACACCGCCAAGCGCGACAATGCATGAAAATGGCGGAATGCTGCCGCCAGCAAAAATCGAAAGGATTAGGCGATGACCATACACAAAACCGATGCCGAATGGCGTGCCCAGCTGACGCCTGAGCAATACCGGGTCGCCCGTCAGGCCGGCACCGAACGCCCGTTCAGCGGCGAACACTACTTCCATAACAAACGCGGCGATTATTACTGCGTCTGCTGCGGCGCCCTGCTGTTCCACAGCGACACCAAGTTCGACGCCGGCTGCGGCTGGCCCAGTTTCTGGGCCGAAGCCGCCGGCGCCAACATTCAGCGCCTCACCGACACCAGCCACGGCATGGTGCGCGTGGAAGTGCGCTGCTCCCACTGCGACGCCCATTTGGGCCATGTCTTTGAAGATGGTCCAGAGCCGACGGGGGAGCGCTATTGCATAAATTCTGTTTGTATGGCGTTTAAGGAAAAAGAATAATTTTTTGTGCAGGTTTTCAGAGTTATTGAAAACTCTGTGCACATAGTTGAAATTGCACCAAGATAGGGCATAACCTTTACTGCTTATGCCCTTGCTTATTCCCCTCCCCAAACTTCAATTCAGCTTGGGCGCGATTTCCGGATCCCAACGTAGCGCTTAACAGCACATGGATTTGATCATGGCGAATGGATTACGTATTTTGCAGGATCTTCGCGGAAAAGTAGGATTTTTTCACTAACTTTGCTTCCCTACAGGTGCCTTAAGAGATCTGTGCTCTGAGCCCCTCAACCCCGACCCGCTGCTCTGAGACTTAATCGGCCAGTTTCAGCCGCCGACGCGGTCGTCCTGAAGCAAGCCCCAAAACTCACAAAAATTCATTCACAATGCATGAAATAATCTGACTGCGACGCATTTTCACATGAACCCGCAGGTCTGCTCAGTCACAAAGGACGAGGCTAGACCCAAGCGCTGGAACCATGGCGCATCCAGATGTTCTGGACTGGCCAGTTACGCATCCGCCCCCCCAGTCGATCCATCAGACGCCGATTATTCAGCTCCAGGGCGACGGAACCTATGGGCTGAGCGGCAGGCAGATGCCGCATCGCTGTCAGCGATTTGGCAAGGAAGGGTCGCGTTGGCGTCCGTTCTTTCTAAAGCCAGGAATCTGATCCGGGAGTGATGCTTCATGGAATTCAAAACGGTACTCGTTGTCGGCGGGACCGGGATGCTCGCAAAAACAACACGGCATCTGGCCGACCATGCGTCGCAGCTGATCTTGGTTTCTCGAGACAGTCACGCCGCCGCGAAGAAATTGGGTCTTTCCGGCGCAAACTGCATCTCCGCGGATTGGACCAGCGTTCCGGCTTTCCTCGCGGCGACGCAGCCGGCAATCGATCGCTTCCCTCCCGATTTGATCGTGCTTTGGATGCACCAAACCGGCCGGGGCGCGAGGTTGGGTTTGCTCGACATGGTGCGCGGCTCGAACTGCCGCATTGTCGATATCCACGGCAGCGGCGGCGGCAACGTGCAGGACCGCGTCGCGCAGCGCCGTCTCCAGGCCATGCAAGCCGGCTGCCGCTACACCGCCGTCGTGCTGGGGTCCGTTCCGGAGCGCGACGGATCTGCGCGCTGGCTGACCCACGATGAAATCTCGCTCGGCGTCATCCAGGCCATCGAGTCCCCGAGCAACTGCGTTGTGGGTTCGATTTGAGCGATGAAGCCGCTGATCGCCTTTTTCAATCACGCAATGCGGAACATCCATTGGATCGACCACGCTTACGGCCCGCAAGCCAAGCCAGCCATTCGAATGAGGCTGAGCGCGCATTAGAACCGCGTCGTCAGGGCGGTGAGCCAGTCCGGAGAGTGGTCAAGCAGCCAGCCCTCC harbors:
- a CDS encoding histidine phosphatase family protein; this translates as MTQPVTRFCLVRHGETDWNREYRLQGHTDIPLNATGQEQAVQLARAFPPHHAFHALYVSDLTRTRQTAAPLQARLQLHAHYLPQLRERHMGALQGLTYAEAAERIPEVYQRHQTRDPDFDLDGGESLHRFRSRILDGLAGIASRHPNQDVLIVTHGGVLDIMYRAATAKPLADKRDFAIPNAALNWLDYQNGNWSLRRWADESHLAGALDEIQ
- the msrB gene encoding peptide-methionine (R)-S-oxide reductase MsrB, with translation MTIHKTDAEWRAQLTPEQYRVARQAGTERPFSGEHYFHNKRGDYYCVCCGALLFHSDTKFDAGCGWPSFWAEAAGANIQRLTDTSHGMVRVEVRCSHCDAHLGHVFEDGPEPTGERYCINSVCMAFKEKE
- a CDS encoding Rossmann-fold NAD(P)-binding domain-containing protein, producing the protein MEFKTVLVVGGTGMLAKTTRHLADHASQLILVSRDSHAAAKKLGLSGANCISADWTSVPAFLAATQPAIDRFPPDLIVLWMHQTGRGARLGLLDMVRGSNCRIVDIHGSGGGNVQDRVAQRRLQAMQAGCRYTAVVLGSVPERDGSARWLTHDEISLGVIQAIESPSNCVVGSI